Proteins encoded by one window of Lepeophtheirus salmonis chromosome 3, UVic_Lsal_1.4, whole genome shotgun sequence:
- the LOC121114240 gene encoding MAP kinase-interacting serine/threonine-protein kinase 1 isoform X2: protein MKLDHPNHLYNIEDTIMDINQRKAAAQKTRRKTESTLVATTFDELYRLTGDFLGSGAYACVRTCVNIWTDIEYAVKIIEKIPGNSRNRVFKEIEMFHQCLGHDNIIQLIEYFEETDRFCLIFEKIHGGQLLDHIESRVKFTEQEASYVMRDLASAVQFLHKKGIAHRDLKPENVLCVYKDQLCPVKICDFDLGSGIKFTSQYSSPVSTPALLTPVGSAEFMAPEVVEAFMDDTERDLAYDKKCDLWSLGVIMYILLSGYPPFSGNCGAQCGWNMGESCNRCQELLFISIQNGIFEFPDSEWMDISMEAKDLISKLLVKDARQRISAEMVLTHPWIKYGGSTNPLGTPQIIRRNNSARELSMFAESAMAVNRVVLQHMSLNRMDRPLFCQDEENEDTSIYICGNEETDLGFRSSIMKNPYPEFGLSPPTESKILQRRSRSSQYSNFSCFMNNDKGKSSTSKSSTNVTTNNNMVSAGNDKSESSEQVLRKSTCYVASPRC from the exons ATGAAGCTGGATCACCCAAATCATCTCTACA ACATCGAAGATACTATTATGGATATAAATCAAAGGAAGGCTGCTGCCCAAAAAACTCGACGAAAAACAGAATCCACATTAGTGGCCACAACTTTTGATGAATTATATCGATTGACAGGGGATTTTCTTGGAAGTGGAGCCTATGCATGTGTCCGTACGTGTGTAAATATATGGACTGACATAGAGTATGcagtcaaaataattgaaaagattCCCGGGAATAGTCGTAATCgcgtttttaaagaaattgaaatgtTCCATCAGTGTCTTGGCCATGATAACATTATTCAGttgattgaatattttgaagaaactgaTAGGTTCTGTCTAATCTTTGAGAAGATTCATGGGG GACAATTACTTGATCACATAGAATCTCGGGTTAAATTTACTGAACAAGAAGCTAGTTATGTTATGAGAGATTTGGCGTCTGCTGTACAGTTTTTGCACAAAAAAG gtATTGCTCATCGAGATTTAAAGCCTGAGAACGTTTTATGCGTGTATAAAGATCAACTTTGTCCTGTTAAGATTTGCGACTTTGATTTGGGATCtggaataaaatttacttcCCAGTATTCTTCCCCAGTTTCTACTCCAGCTTTATTGACTCCA gTTGGCTCAGCGGAATTCATGGCTCCTGAAGTTGTTGAAGCGTTTATGGACGATACCGAGAGAGATCTTGCATACGACAAAAAATGTGATCTGTGGTCATTGGGAGTGATTATGTACATACTTTTGTCTGGGTATCCTCCTTTTTCGGGTAATTGTGGTGCTCAATGTGGATGGAATATGGGCGAATCTTGTAATAGATGTCAAGAGCtactatttatttcaattcaaaatggAATATTCGAATTTCCGGACTCTGAATGGATGGACATTTCTATGGAAGCAAAGGACCTCATTTCTAAGTTATTGGTTAAAGATGCTAGGCAACGAATTTCTGCTGAAATGGTTTTGACTCATCCGTGGATCAAATATGGTGGATCAACGAATCCTCTTGGTACCCCTCAAATAATTCGAAG aaataattcTGCTCGAGAACTATCAATGTTTGCTGAAAGTGCGATGGCTGTAAATCGCGTTGTTTTGCAACATATGAGTCTGAATAGGATGGATAGACCCTTATTCTGTcaagatgaagaaaatgagGACACATCCATTTATATATGTGGAAATGAAGAAACGGATTTGGGTTTTCGCtcatcaataatgaaaaatccATACCCTGAATTTGGCCTCTCGCCACCAACGGAGTCTAAGATCCTTCAACGTCGAAGTAGAAGCTCACAATATTCAAACTTTTCTTGTTTCATGAATAATGACAAAGGAAAAAGCTCAACTTCTAAATCATCAACAAATGTTACTACTAATAATAACATGGTTAGCGCGGGGAATGATAAATCCGAGTCTTCAGAGCAAGTGCTTCGAAAATCCACTTGCTATGTTGCATCTCCAAgatgctaa
- the LOC121114240 gene encoding MAP kinase-interacting serine/threonine-protein kinase 1 isoform X1 — MSSQKDEEETGKRFLLEAMAPSSLDSSLSQGKETPTPGSKSSSFSLSDVKDSLPLFDDPSSDLDELNIEDTIMDINQRKAAAQKTRRKTESTLVATTFDELYRLTGDFLGSGAYACVRTCVNIWTDIEYAVKIIEKIPGNSRNRVFKEIEMFHQCLGHDNIIQLIEYFEETDRFCLIFEKIHGGQLLDHIESRVKFTEQEASYVMRDLASAVQFLHKKGIAHRDLKPENVLCVYKDQLCPVKICDFDLGSGIKFTSQYSSPVSTPALLTPVGSAEFMAPEVVEAFMDDTERDLAYDKKCDLWSLGVIMYILLSGYPPFSGNCGAQCGWNMGESCNRCQELLFISIQNGIFEFPDSEWMDISMEAKDLISKLLVKDARQRISAEMVLTHPWIKYGGSTNPLGTPQIIRRNNSARELSMFAESAMAVNRVVLQHMSLNRMDRPLFCQDEENEDTSIYICGNEETDLGFRSSIMKNPYPEFGLSPPTESKILQRRSRSSQYSNFSCFMNNDKGKSSTSKSSTNVTTNNNMVSAGNDKSESSEQVLRKSTCYVASPRC, encoded by the exons ATGTCCTCCCAGAAGGATGAAGAAGAAACCGGGAAGAGGTTCCTCCTGGAGGCAATGGCGCCGTCCTCACTGGATTCTTCTCTGAGTCAA GGGAAAGAGACACCCACTCCAGGATCTAAGTCCTCTTCATTCTCCTTATCGGATGTAAAGGATAGCCTCCCTCTCTTTGATGATCCCTCTTCGGATTTAGACGAATTAA ACATCGAAGATACTATTATGGATATAAATCAAAGGAAGGCTGCTGCCCAAAAAACTCGACGAAAAACAGAATCCACATTAGTGGCCACAACTTTTGATGAATTATATCGATTGACAGGGGATTTTCTTGGAAGTGGAGCCTATGCATGTGTCCGTACGTGTGTAAATATATGGACTGACATAGAGTATGcagtcaaaataattgaaaagattCCCGGGAATAGTCGTAATCgcgtttttaaagaaattgaaatgtTCCATCAGTGTCTTGGCCATGATAACATTATTCAGttgattgaatattttgaagaaactgaTAGGTTCTGTCTAATCTTTGAGAAGATTCATGGGG GACAATTACTTGATCACATAGAATCTCGGGTTAAATTTACTGAACAAGAAGCTAGTTATGTTATGAGAGATTTGGCGTCTGCTGTACAGTTTTTGCACAAAAAAG gtATTGCTCATCGAGATTTAAAGCCTGAGAACGTTTTATGCGTGTATAAAGATCAACTTTGTCCTGTTAAGATTTGCGACTTTGATTTGGGATCtggaataaaatttacttcCCAGTATTCTTCCCCAGTTTCTACTCCAGCTTTATTGACTCCA gTTGGCTCAGCGGAATTCATGGCTCCTGAAGTTGTTGAAGCGTTTATGGACGATACCGAGAGAGATCTTGCATACGACAAAAAATGTGATCTGTGGTCATTGGGAGTGATTATGTACATACTTTTGTCTGGGTATCCTCCTTTTTCGGGTAATTGTGGTGCTCAATGTGGATGGAATATGGGCGAATCTTGTAATAGATGTCAAGAGCtactatttatttcaattcaaaatggAATATTCGAATTTCCGGACTCTGAATGGATGGACATTTCTATGGAAGCAAAGGACCTCATTTCTAAGTTATTGGTTAAAGATGCTAGGCAACGAATTTCTGCTGAAATGGTTTTGACTCATCCGTGGATCAAATATGGTGGATCAACGAATCCTCTTGGTACCCCTCAAATAATTCGAAG aaataattcTGCTCGAGAACTATCAATGTTTGCTGAAAGTGCGATGGCTGTAAATCGCGTTGTTTTGCAACATATGAGTCTGAATAGGATGGATAGACCCTTATTCTGTcaagatgaagaaaatgagGACACATCCATTTATATATGTGGAAATGAAGAAACGGATTTGGGTTTTCGCtcatcaataatgaaaaatccATACCCTGAATTTGGCCTCTCGCCACCAACGGAGTCTAAGATCCTTCAACGTCGAAGTAGAAGCTCACAATATTCAAACTTTTCTTGTTTCATGAATAATGACAAAGGAAAAAGCTCAACTTCTAAATCATCAACAAATGTTACTACTAATAATAACATGGTTAGCGCGGGGAATGATAAATCCGAGTCTTCAGAGCAAGTGCTTCGAAAATCCACTTGCTATGTTGCATCTCCAAgatgctaa
- the LOC121114239 gene encoding G patch domain-containing protein 1 homolog, with translation MDEECYSAFGTPLPSISGDDPIRKKPLRVEEQIATDENGLRRFHGAFTGGFSAGFYNTAGSRDGWAPKSFKSSRKKPNQDTFSQKPDDFMDEDDRGGFGFAPQGLKTNSAFESHSRKRDFASSFQEHNQSIPGEPVFQQIFTSVKDSIGVSLLKGMGWKEGKGIGPKLRKDKKNKLKKAIQRIQPQGLHHSQESDEDDDDSFNTKYKDFLFSPDDIPQSVAQPKSNSFGIGYKGLGGTHHFLMGPLTTTSSAVKFRTKSGSKGSIKGQAFGVGIYEEEDADIYGNTNMSEYDFSLSVENESPEKKSRSRKSRWTTDPNVDATIDGFLQASCTSFVLSRTIYKPPQLPKGFKPHIFKKSRFEPESRPIKNPNPTPSDRNTIISTQQEIEVREKQEKEISESAVNEINKLIESYSKPSELKGEFCPFPDDIPKQKRYEEYLICAKHNKRTLGLKVIQRRTSMSEAEKMKEMFDFQRVESLFKPLVSSMAAKFVSANQNDTNDTKNKISLQLEHAVSTKTYGKLTREKVIWNPAPLLCVRFNVKNPYLGKELQSNTGSHSGRNNIFAHVLEMEDKKYTDSRGEGGQSKELKVITDKSSLESKSITTSKLEVNNMVEECVKEKPSIDLFKSIFLDSSDESEGEEKEEVENPKKSDEKVKEQSQHKFKKSSSSKTATGVFAGIDLDSLIAGPSLKPIIAPTQPVPQETKKTKVNEEIEPDSFGPAKPPSSTLNISKAQSKLYDNVDDLNDWGEKGKEERSHSKKKSKKKKLSKKKSTKKKKRKSSKSKKKKKYYTSSSSSSSDSD, from the coding sequence ATGGACGAGGAGTGTTACTCCGCATTTGGGACACCCCTCCCTTCCATTTCTGGAGATGATCCCATTCGGAAGAAGCCTCTTCGCGTGGAGGAGCAGATAGCAACTGACGAAAATGGTCTTCGAAGGTTCCATGGTGCATTTACTGGAGGTTTTTCAGCTGGTTTCTATAATACGGCGGGATCCCGTGATGGTTGGGCACCGAAATCCTTTAAGTCATCTAGGAAAAAGCCCAATCAAGATACATTCAGTCAAAAACCAGATGATTTCATGGATGAAGATGATCGCGGTGGTTTCGGATTTGCTCCACAAGGTCTCAAAACTAATTCTGCTTTTGAGTCTCATTCACGCAAAAGAGATTTTGCATCTTCATTTCAAGAGCACAATCAATCCATACCCGGAGAACCGGTCTTTCAACAAATATTCACTTCTGTCAAGGACTCCATTGGAGTTTCCCTTCTTAAAGGCATGGGATGGAAAGAGGGCAAAGGCATCGGGCCCAAGCTGAGGAAGGACAAGAAAAACAAGTTGAAGAAGGCCATTCAAAGAATTCAACCACAAGGACTCCACCATTCCCAAGAGTCAGATGAAGACGATGATGACTCTTTCAATACTAAGTACAAGGACTTCCTTTTCTCTCCCGATGACATTCCACAGTCTGTAGCTCAACCCAAATCCAATTCCTTTGGAATTGGATATAAGGGCTTAGGAGGGACGCATCACTTCCTAATGGGTCCATTAACTACAACTTCCTCTGCAGTAAAGTTTCGAACAAAGTCAGGCTCTAAGGGATCTATTAAAGGACAAGCTTTTGGTGTTGGAATCTACGAAGAAGAAGATGCTGATATATATGGAAATACCAACATGTCAGAATATGACTTTTCTCTTTCAGTTGAGAATGAAAGTCCTGAGAAAAAATCTCGCTCAAGAAAATCCAGATGGACAACGGATCCTAACGTTGATGCTACTATAGATGGGTTTCTACAAGCCAGCTGTACTTCATTTGTCTTATCACGCACTATTTATAAGCCACCTCAATTACCTAAAGGGTTTAAGccccatatatttaaaaaatcacgcTTTGAACCTGAAAGTAGACCcatcaaaaatccaaatcccACTCCGTCTGATAGGAACACTATTATTTCCACGCAACAAGAAATTGAAGTTCGAGAAAAGCAAGAGAAGGAAATATCCGAAAGTGCTGTTAATGAAATTAACAAACTCATTGAGAGTTATTCAAAGCCCTCTGAGTTAAAAGGTGAATTTTGCCCCTTTCCAGACGATATTCCTAAACAAAAAAGATACGAAGAATACTTAATTTGTGCCAAGCATAATAAGCGAACCCTTGGACTTAAAGTTATTCAGAGAAGAACGTCTATGTCTGAGGcagaaaaaatgaaggaaatgtTTGATTTTCAAAGAGTAGAATCCCTCTTCAAGCCTTTAGTTAGTAGTATGGCAGCTAAATTTGTATCAGCTAATCAGAATGATACAAATGATACGAAAAATAAGATTTCACTTCAATTAGAACATGCTGTAAGTACAAAAACTTATGGAAAGCTCActagagaaaaagtaatttggaATCCGGCTCCACTGCTATGTGTCCGATTCAATGTGAAAAATCCTTACTTAGGCAAAGAACTTCAGTCTAATACAGGTTCCCATTCAGGAAGAAATAACATATTTGCACATGTTCTTGAAatggaagataaaaaatatacggATTCACGAGGGGAAGGAGGTCAATCCAaagaattaaaagtaattacagACAAAAGCAGCTTGGAATCCAAGTCAATTACAACCTCTAAGTTAGAAGTGAATAATATGGTTGAAGAATGTGTGAAAGAAAAGCCGTCCATTGatctttttaaatccattttccTCGACTCCAGTGATGAATCCGAGGGTgaggaaaaagaagaagttgagAACCCAAAAAAGAGTGATGAAAAGGTAAAAGAACAATCTCAGCATAAGTTTAAAAAGTCAAGTTCATCCAAGACAGCTACAGGTGTTTTTGCTGGTATTGATTTAGATTCTTTGATTGCTGGTCCTTCATTGAAGCCCATCATTGCTCCTACTCAACCAGTGCcacaagaaacaaaaaagacCAAAGTAAACGAAGAAATAGAACCGGATTCTTTTGGACCAGCCAAGCCTCCTTCCTCAACTCTGAATATCTCAAAGGCACAGAGCAAATTGTATGATAATGTGGATGATTTGAATGATTGGGGTGAAAAGGGTAAGGAGGAGAGATCTCAttctaaaaagaaatccaagaagaagaagttatccaaaaagaaatccacgaagaagaaaaagaggaaaTCCTCCAAAagcaagaaaaagaagaaatattatacTTCATCTTCCTCGTCTAGTTCCGACTCGGATTGA
- the LOC121114240 gene encoding MAP kinase-interacting serine/threonine-protein kinase 1 isoform X4, with translation MDINQRKAAAQKTRRKTESTLVATTFDELYRLTGDFLGSGAYACVRTCVNIWTDIEYAVKIIEKIPGNSRNRVFKEIEMFHQCLGHDNIIQLIEYFEETDRFCLIFEKIHGGQLLDHIESRVKFTEQEASYVMRDLASAVQFLHKKGIAHRDLKPENVLCVYKDQLCPVKICDFDLGSGIKFTSQYSSPVSTPALLTPVGSAEFMAPEVVEAFMDDTERDLAYDKKCDLWSLGVIMYILLSGYPPFSGNCGAQCGWNMGESCNRCQELLFISIQNGIFEFPDSEWMDISMEAKDLISKLLVKDARQRISAEMVLTHPWIKYGGSTNPLGTPQIIRRNNSARELSMFAESAMAVNRVVLQHMSLNRMDRPLFCQDEENEDTSIYICGNEETDLGFRSSIMKNPYPEFGLSPPTESKILQRRSRSSQYSNFSCFMNNDKGKSSTSKSSTNVTTNNNMVSAGNDKSESSEQVLRKSTCYVASPRC, from the exons ATGGATATAAATCAAAGGAAGGCTGCTGCCCAAAAAACTCGACGAAAAACAGAATCCACATTAGTGGCCACAACTTTTGATGAATTATATCGATTGACAGGGGATTTTCTTGGAAGTGGAGCCTATGCATGTGTCCGTACGTGTGTAAATATATGGACTGACATAGAGTATGcagtcaaaataattgaaaagattCCCGGGAATAGTCGTAATCgcgtttttaaagaaattgaaatgtTCCATCAGTGTCTTGGCCATGATAACATTATTCAGttgattgaatattttgaagaaactgaTAGGTTCTGTCTAATCTTTGAGAAGATTCATGGGG GACAATTACTTGATCACATAGAATCTCGGGTTAAATTTACTGAACAAGAAGCTAGTTATGTTATGAGAGATTTGGCGTCTGCTGTACAGTTTTTGCACAAAAAAG gtATTGCTCATCGAGATTTAAAGCCTGAGAACGTTTTATGCGTGTATAAAGATCAACTTTGTCCTGTTAAGATTTGCGACTTTGATTTGGGATCtggaataaaatttacttcCCAGTATTCTTCCCCAGTTTCTACTCCAGCTTTATTGACTCCA gTTGGCTCAGCGGAATTCATGGCTCCTGAAGTTGTTGAAGCGTTTATGGACGATACCGAGAGAGATCTTGCATACGACAAAAAATGTGATCTGTGGTCATTGGGAGTGATTATGTACATACTTTTGTCTGGGTATCCTCCTTTTTCGGGTAATTGTGGTGCTCAATGTGGATGGAATATGGGCGAATCTTGTAATAGATGTCAAGAGCtactatttatttcaattcaaaatggAATATTCGAATTTCCGGACTCTGAATGGATGGACATTTCTATGGAAGCAAAGGACCTCATTTCTAAGTTATTGGTTAAAGATGCTAGGCAACGAATTTCTGCTGAAATGGTTTTGACTCATCCGTGGATCAAATATGGTGGATCAACGAATCCTCTTGGTACCCCTCAAATAATTCGAAG aaataattcTGCTCGAGAACTATCAATGTTTGCTGAAAGTGCGATGGCTGTAAATCGCGTTGTTTTGCAACATATGAGTCTGAATAGGATGGATAGACCCTTATTCTGTcaagatgaagaaaatgagGACACATCCATTTATATATGTGGAAATGAAGAAACGGATTTGGGTTTTCGCtcatcaataatgaaaaatccATACCCTGAATTTGGCCTCTCGCCACCAACGGAGTCTAAGATCCTTCAACGTCGAAGTAGAAGCTCACAATATTCAAACTTTTCTTGTTTCATGAATAATGACAAAGGAAAAAGCTCAACTTCTAAATCATCAACAAATGTTACTACTAATAATAACATGGTTAGCGCGGGGAATGATAAATCCGAGTCTTCAGAGCAAGTGCTTCGAAAATCCACTTGCTATGTTGCATCTCCAAgatgctaa
- the LOC121114240 gene encoding MAP kinase-interacting serine/threonine-protein kinase 1 isoform X3, which translates to MGIWLCYRNQSLIVPMEEPNGDIEDTIMDINQRKAAAQKTRRKTESTLVATTFDELYRLTGDFLGSGAYACVRTCVNIWTDIEYAVKIIEKIPGNSRNRVFKEIEMFHQCLGHDNIIQLIEYFEETDRFCLIFEKIHGGQLLDHIESRVKFTEQEASYVMRDLASAVQFLHKKGIAHRDLKPENVLCVYKDQLCPVKICDFDLGSGIKFTSQYSSPVSTPALLTPVGSAEFMAPEVVEAFMDDTERDLAYDKKCDLWSLGVIMYILLSGYPPFSGNCGAQCGWNMGESCNRCQELLFISIQNGIFEFPDSEWMDISMEAKDLISKLLVKDARQRISAEMVLTHPWIKYGGSTNPLGTPQIIRRNNSARELSMFAESAMAVNRVVLQHMSLNRMDRPLFCQDEENEDTSIYICGNEETDLGFRSSIMKNPYPEFGLSPPTESKILQRRSRSSQYSNFSCFMNNDKGKSSTSKSSTNVTTNNNMVSAGNDKSESSEQVLRKSTCYVASPRC; encoded by the exons ATGGGTATATGGCTATGTTATCGAAACCAAAGCCTAATCGTCCCAATGGAAGAGCCCAATGGAG ACATCGAAGATACTATTATGGATATAAATCAAAGGAAGGCTGCTGCCCAAAAAACTCGACGAAAAACAGAATCCACATTAGTGGCCACAACTTTTGATGAATTATATCGATTGACAGGGGATTTTCTTGGAAGTGGAGCCTATGCATGTGTCCGTACGTGTGTAAATATATGGACTGACATAGAGTATGcagtcaaaataattgaaaagattCCCGGGAATAGTCGTAATCgcgtttttaaagaaattgaaatgtTCCATCAGTGTCTTGGCCATGATAACATTATTCAGttgattgaatattttgaagaaactgaTAGGTTCTGTCTAATCTTTGAGAAGATTCATGGGG GACAATTACTTGATCACATAGAATCTCGGGTTAAATTTACTGAACAAGAAGCTAGTTATGTTATGAGAGATTTGGCGTCTGCTGTACAGTTTTTGCACAAAAAAG gtATTGCTCATCGAGATTTAAAGCCTGAGAACGTTTTATGCGTGTATAAAGATCAACTTTGTCCTGTTAAGATTTGCGACTTTGATTTGGGATCtggaataaaatttacttcCCAGTATTCTTCCCCAGTTTCTACTCCAGCTTTATTGACTCCA gTTGGCTCAGCGGAATTCATGGCTCCTGAAGTTGTTGAAGCGTTTATGGACGATACCGAGAGAGATCTTGCATACGACAAAAAATGTGATCTGTGGTCATTGGGAGTGATTATGTACATACTTTTGTCTGGGTATCCTCCTTTTTCGGGTAATTGTGGTGCTCAATGTGGATGGAATATGGGCGAATCTTGTAATAGATGTCAAGAGCtactatttatttcaattcaaaatggAATATTCGAATTTCCGGACTCTGAATGGATGGACATTTCTATGGAAGCAAAGGACCTCATTTCTAAGTTATTGGTTAAAGATGCTAGGCAACGAATTTCTGCTGAAATGGTTTTGACTCATCCGTGGATCAAATATGGTGGATCAACGAATCCTCTTGGTACCCCTCAAATAATTCGAAG aaataattcTGCTCGAGAACTATCAATGTTTGCTGAAAGTGCGATGGCTGTAAATCGCGTTGTTTTGCAACATATGAGTCTGAATAGGATGGATAGACCCTTATTCTGTcaagatgaagaaaatgagGACACATCCATTTATATATGTGGAAATGAAGAAACGGATTTGGGTTTTCGCtcatcaataatgaaaaatccATACCCTGAATTTGGCCTCTCGCCACCAACGGAGTCTAAGATCCTTCAACGTCGAAGTAGAAGCTCACAATATTCAAACTTTTCTTGTTTCATGAATAATGACAAAGGAAAAAGCTCAACTTCTAAATCATCAACAAATGTTACTACTAATAATAACATGGTTAGCGCGGGGAATGATAAATCCGAGTCTTCAGAGCAAGTGCTTCGAAAATCCACTTGCTATGTTGCATCTCCAAgatgctaa